In Sphingomonas profundi, the sequence GAAGAAGCCGTTGCCCACGCGCGGCGAGCGATCGAACACCATGAAGCCGGCCCGCTCCAGCGGCGCGATCAGGTCACGCTGGCTCTTATTCTCGTAGAGCACGTGCCATTCGACCATGAAGGCGGCGAACTGGCCCAGCAGGCCGTGCCGCTCCAGCGTCTCGAAGATGGCGAATTCGGATCCCTCGCAATCCACCTTCGCCACCACGCGCACGCCCCTCTCCCGCGCCGCCGCCAGGATCGGGCCGAGCACCTCGGCCGCGTCGCGCAGAGTGACGTGGATCGGGATGCCCTGCTGCGCCGCCACGGTGGACATCGCCCCCGAGTCGGCATCCTGGGCGACGAGGATGGTGTCGTCGTAATTGCGGTCCGACAGGCCGTAGTTCCACGCCTGGATCTTGGCCGCGCAGGCGGGGTTCAGCGTCAGATTGTCGCTCGCCCGCTCGAACGTGCTGCGGAACGGCTCGAACGAATGGACTTCGACCACCCCCGGCTTCGCCGCGAACAGCAGCGAGGAGAGGCCGATGTTCATGCCCACGTCGATCATGCTGATCGGCCCGTCGAGCGAGAAATCATAGACCCGCTCGTGCAACACCTCGCCCACGAAGTTCAGGTCGTCCAGCTGGCGCGCGTAGAAGGAGACGCCGCCCGTCGTCAGCACCACCGCCTCGCGATGGATGCGCACGCCCACGCCATTTTCGTAGAGCCCGCGCAGCGTCGCCTTGTGCGCGGCGAAGAAGGGCACCGTCTCCGCCGCCTCGTCTTCCGGAAAGGCGGTGGAGGCGAGCAGCTCGAGCGCGGCGGCGGCCTCCTCGATCGCCACCACCGGGCGATGGTCGTCGAGGATCAGGGTGGCGCGGCCGCTCACCCAGATGCGGTATTCGACGCGCGCCACCGCATCCATCCTGAAGCGCACCGCAAAAGATGTGCGCCCGTGCCGCAGCTGCGATGCGTAGACTTCCTTGCGAGCGAGCACGCGGTTGCCAGAATCGGTCGTGACGTCAAGCACCGCGCAGCGCTGATCGCGCAGGCCCGATACGACGTCGATCATCTCTATATTGAACTGGACGGCGTACTCGCCCGGCTGATGCTGCTCGTAAGGCCCGTAAACGGCGTGGCCGGACTTGCCCTTGCTTGTCAGAATGGAGGAGCGGCCATCCTTGTCTTGAGGCGTACCGAGCTCAAGGTTAAGCATTTGAAAGCGCACTCCGGAAAGAGCGGCCAGATAGGGCTCGGCCCCTGTCATGGTCAAGTCGTTCGGCCCGTTGCTTGACTTGGCCGGGGCCGAGGCATAGTCAACCGCCTCGCCGCTGCCCGGCTCCGGCGCGACGATCGC encodes:
- a CDS encoding FkbM family methyltransferase codes for the protein MLNLELGTPQDKDGRSSILTSKGKSGHAVYGPYEQHQPGEYAVQFNIEMIDVVSGLRDQRCAVLDVTTDSGNRVLARKEVYASQLRHGRTSFAVRFRMDAVARVEYRIWVSGRATLILDDHRPVVAIEEAAAALELLASTAFPEDEAAETVPFFAAHKATLRGLYENGVGVRIHREAVVLTTGGVSFYARQLDDLNFVGEVLHERVYDFSLDGPISMIDVGMNIGLSSLLFAAKPGVVEVHSFEPFRSTFERASDNLTLNPACAAKIQAWNYGLSDRNYDDTILVAQDADSGAMSTVAAQQGIPIHVTLRDAAEVLGPILAAARERGVRVVAKVDCEGSEFAIFETLERHGLLGQFAAFMVEWHVLYENKSQRDLIAPLERAGFMVFDRSPRVGNGFFYAVRVADA